Proteins from a genomic interval of Undibacterium parvum:
- the ahbB gene encoding siroheme decarboxylase subunit beta gives MDYSELDRSIIVATQGGLPLVARPYHQIAGQLQISPELLMQRMTQMQGSGVIRRIGVVPNHYALGFRANGMSVWDVPDQMIDLLGEQVGKLPYVSHCYRRPRHLPQWPYNLFAMVHGKTREEVEVQVASIAALLTQLQGEPVRAHQVLYSTRILKKTGLRLSEKNHEKNHEKNRIKTAPTEAIQSTTA, from the coding sequence ATGGATTACAGCGAGCTCGACCGTTCCATCATCGTCGCCACCCAGGGCGGTTTGCCGCTGGTGGCGCGCCCCTACCATCAGATTGCCGGACAATTGCAGATCAGCCCTGAGTTGCTGATGCAGCGCATGACGCAGATGCAGGGCAGTGGCGTGATACGTCGCATCGGCGTGGTGCCGAATCATTACGCGCTAGGGTTTCGCGCCAATGGCATGTCGGTCTGGGATGTGCCGGACCAGATGATAGACCTGCTCGGCGAGCAGGTCGGTAAGCTGCCTTACGTCAGCCATTGCTACCGACGTCCGCGCCATTTGCCGCAATGGCCGTACAACTTGTTTGCCATGGTGCATGGCAAAACCCGTGAAGAAGTTGAAGTCCAGGTGGCCAGTATCGCCGCTTTGCTGACGCAATTGCAGGGCGAGCCGGTGCGTGCGCACCAGGTCCTGTACAGCACCCGTATTTTGAAAAAAACTGGCTTGAGATTGTCAGAAAAAAATCACGAAAAAAATCACGAAAAAAATCGCATAAAAACTGCGCCAACTGAAGCAATTCAGTCTACTACCGCATAG
- a CDS encoding Lrp/AsnC family transcriptional regulator, with protein sequence MDDLDKAIINHLQGGLQVCERPYLVAANELGIVEDELITRLASLLERGVLTRIGPLFQIERAGGAFTLAALHAPPEDYDAIAAKVNALPEVAHNYEREHELNMWFVVATETPEQIFDVIKLIEQQTGCAVFNFPKSKEYFVELKLRA encoded by the coding sequence ATGGATGACTTAGATAAAGCCATCATCAATCATCTACAGGGCGGTTTGCAGGTGTGCGAGCGGCCGTATCTGGTGGCTGCCAATGAACTAGGCATAGTCGAAGACGAGTTAATCACGCGTTTGGCTAGCCTGCTTGAGCGCGGCGTTCTGACACGCATCGGTCCGCTGTTCCAGATCGAACGCGCTGGTGGCGCTTTCACGCTGGCGGCCTTGCATGCCCCCCCGGAAGATTATGATGCGATTGCCGCCAAAGTGAACGCCTTGCCAGAGGTGGCGCATAACTATGAGCGCGAGCATGAACTCAATATGTGGTTTGTGGTCGCTACCGAAACGCCGGAACAAATTTTTGATGTCATCAAACTGATAGAGCAACAGACCGGATGTGCCGTGTTTAATTTTCCTAAGAGTAAGGAATATTTTGTCGAGCTAAAGCTGCGCGCATGA
- the ahbB gene encoding siroheme decarboxylase subunit beta has protein sequence MNAPLASLRQPMHAFEFSLLNSFQRDFPLLARPYAALAQQLDSDEATVIASLRDLQQSGAISRVGAVFRPNAIGASALAALAVPAERLAEVAALVSARAEVNHNYEREHHYNLWFVASAATQECLHAALHEIELACDCGAVLILPMLEDFHIDLGFDLSRCGPHYREPRASGLSARCTTPDQIMHLDQHEKILLEALQNGLPLVAQPFGELGVPQAFALETIQRWCQQGVIKRFGVIVRHHELGFKANAMVVWDVPDAEVNEVGRRIAASGRVTLCYRRPRQLPHWPYNLFCMIHGKDRAEVEARIVALAQACGLDQYPHNTLFSQTRYKQRGAHYINASANQEQMKELAHG, from the coding sequence ATGAATGCGCCTCTAGCTAGCCTTCGCCAGCCTATGCATGCGTTTGAGTTCAGTTTGCTCAATAGCTTTCAGCGGGATTTTCCTTTGCTCGCCAGACCCTATGCGGCGCTCGCGCAGCAATTGGACAGTGATGAAGCTACGGTCATCGCCAGCTTGCGTGATTTGCAGCAAAGCGGCGCCATTAGCCGGGTCGGCGCGGTATTTCGCCCCAACGCCATCGGTGCCAGTGCCTTGGCGGCGCTGGCGGTGCCCGCCGAACGACTGGCCGAAGTGGCCGCTTTGGTCAGCGCCCGCGCCGAAGTCAATCACAATTATGAACGCGAGCATCACTACAACCTGTGGTTTGTGGCAAGCGCTGCCACCCAGGAATGTCTGCATGCGGCCCTGCATGAGATAGAACTGGCGTGTGATTGTGGCGCGGTCCTGATACTACCTATGCTGGAAGATTTTCATATCGATCTGGGCTTTGATCTGAGCCGCTGCGGTCCACACTATCGCGAACCGCGTGCGTCTGGCCTTAGCGCGCGGTGTACTACACCTGATCAAATAATGCACTTGGATCAGCACGAGAAAATTTTGCTGGAGGCACTGCAAAACGGCTTGCCGCTGGTCGCACAGCCGTTTGGCGAACTGGGGGTGCCGCAAGCATTTGCATTGGAGACGATACAGCGCTGGTGCCAGCAAGGCGTGATCAAACGCTTCGGTGTCATCGTGCGCCATCATGAGCTGGGCTTTAAGGCCAACGCCATGGTGGTCTGGGATGTGCCCGATGCCGAGGTCAATGAAGTCGGGCGCCGGATTGCCGCTTCCGGCCGAGTGACCCTGTGTTATCGAAGGCCAAGGCAGTTGCCGCACTGGCCTTACAATTTGTTTTGTATGATCCATGGCAAAGACCGTGCCGAAGTCGAAGCGCGTATCGTCGCGCTAGCGCAGGCCTGCGGTTTGGATCAGTATCCGCACAATACCCTGTTTAGCCAAACCCGCTACAAGCAGCGCGGCGCGCATTACATCAACGCTAGCGCCAATCAAGAACAAATGAAAGAACTTGCGCATGGATGA
- a CDS encoding cytochrome D1 domain-containing protein yields the protein MINKLSRMLCLASVALLGACASSGYNMPSALRGTGDLGVIIERASGSVQIVDSSQLTSIASVPGLGDLSHASLVYSRDGRYAYVFGRDGGLTKVDLLKGAIALRVMQAGNSIGGAISQDGRFVAAQNYTPGGVKIFKADTLELVADIPAAYGSEGKFSKVVGLADAPGNRFVWSLFDAGEIWTADVSDIKTPRVEKFKNIGREPYDGLITPDGRYYMAGLFGEDGMALLDMWHPEKGVRRILDGYGKGSEKLPVYKMPHLRGWAVAGRFAYVPAIGRHEVLVMDTESWKEVARVKVAGQPVFVIARPDGRQIWVNFAFPDNGQVQVIDVETRNVIKHLQPGKAVLHMEFTPRGEAVWISARDDNRVVVYDTSNFAVRKELPAQAPSGIFFTHRAARIGF from the coding sequence ATGATAAATAAATTAAGCCGCATGCTGTGCCTAGCTAGCGTGGCCTTGCTCGGCGCGTGTGCCAGCTCAGGCTATAACATGCCATCTGCATTACGTGGCACTGGCGACTTGGGCGTGATCATAGAACGCGCCAGCGGTAGCGTACAGATCGTCGATAGCAGCCAGCTGACATCGATCGCCAGCGTGCCCGGCTTGGGTGACCTGTCGCATGCATCGCTGGTGTATTCTCGTGACGGGCGTTATGCCTACGTGTTCGGGCGCGATGGTGGTTTAACTAAGGTCGATTTGCTCAAAGGCGCAATCGCCTTACGCGTCATGCAAGCCGGTAACAGTATAGGCGGCGCAATCTCGCAAGACGGCCGCTTTGTCGCGGCACAAAATTACACCCCGGGCGGCGTCAAAATTTTTAAGGCCGATACCCTGGAACTGGTGGCCGATATTCCAGCTGCCTATGGCAGTGAAGGCAAATTTTCCAAAGTGGTGGGCTTGGCCGATGCACCGGGTAACCGCTTTGTCTGGAGCCTGTTTGATGCCGGTGAAATTTGGACCGCCGATGTGAGTGACATCAAAACACCGCGCGTGGAAAAATTTAAAAACATAGGTCGTGAACCGTATGACGGCCTGATCACGCCTGACGGTCGCTATTACATGGCCGGCTTGTTCGGCGAAGATGGTATGGCCCTGCTCGATATGTGGCATCCGGAAAAAGGCGTGCGCCGTATCCTCGATGGTTATGGCAAGGGCAGTGAAAAACTTCCTGTGTACAAGATGCCGCACTTGCGCGGCTGGGCGGTGGCAGGGCGTTTCGCTTACGTGCCGGCGATAGGTCGCCATGAAGTGCTGGTGATGGATACCGAAAGCTGGAAAGAAGTGGCGCGCGTCAAGGTCGCGGGGCAACCGGTGTTCGTGATTGCACGCCCAGATGGCCGTCAGATCTGGGTGAATTTTGCCTTTCCTGACAATGGCCAGGTGCAGGTGATCGATGTCGAAACCCGCAACGTGATCAAGCATCTGCAACCAGGTAAAGCGGTACTGCATATGGAATTTACCCCGCGTGGCGAAGCGGTCTGGATTTCGGCGCGCGATGATAATCGTGTGGTGGTCTACGACACTAGTAATTTTGCGGTGCGTAAGGAATTACCGGCACAGGCTCCCAGTGGCATCTTCTTTACGCATCGCGCAGCAAGGATAGGATTTTAA
- a CDS encoding c-type cytochrome: protein MKSQLSTLGIPAKALLSLLLLGAMSLPRAATALTAEPVPVAPKMERRAELITLVRQDCGSCHGLTLKGGLGPALLPEALKDKPDSSLVATILHGRPGSAMPPWQRFLSEAEAQWIVQQLQKGFPDDK from the coding sequence ATGAAATCACAGCTATCCACGCTCGGTATTCCGGCCAAAGCGCTGCTCTCGCTACTACTGCTGGGCGCCATGTCTTTGCCTAGGGCCGCAACAGCGCTGACTGCAGAGCCCGTGCCAGTGGCGCCAAAAATGGAGCGCCGTGCCGAACTGATTACGCTGGTGCGCCAGGATTGCGGCTCTTGCCACGGCTTGACACTCAAGGGTGGCCTTGGCCCTGCCTTATTGCCGGAGGCGCTCAAAGATAAGCCGGACAGCAGCCTGGTGGCGACTATCTTGCATGGCCGCCCCGGTAGCGCGATGCCACCCTGGCAGCGTTTTTTGAGCGAGGCAGAAGCGCAATGGATAGTGCAGCAGTTACAAAAAGGATTTCCCGATGATAAATAA
- the cobA gene encoding uroporphyrinogen-III C-methyltransferase, with amino-acid sequence MSQPSATSLPLKKHSMGRVYLVGAGPGDPELLTVRAARLLGQADAVVYDHLVSSEILALIKPEAELIYVGKQESRHSLPQDGINALLVRLAKQGKSVVRLKGGDPFIFGRGGEEAEVLVAEQVSFEVVPGITSASGASAYAGIPLTHRDYAQSCVITTGHLKDGSLNLAWDTLVQPRQTVVIYMGLGALPEISRQLIAHGQTPAMAVAVIENGTTQRQRVITGNLSDIATKVKTEGFQSPCLIIIGEVVRLREKLQWRMPAEAANICVENCIEKDVAALAYA; translated from the coding sequence ATGAGCCAGCCGTCCGCAACATCACTCCCCCTCAAAAAGCACAGCATGGGCAGGGTCTATCTGGTAGGCGCGGGCCCCGGTGACCCCGAGCTATTAACGGTACGCGCCGCACGCTTACTGGGGCAAGCCGATGCCGTGGTGTACGACCATCTGGTCAGCAGCGAAATCCTGGCCCTGATCAAGCCAGAGGCCGAACTAATCTATGTAGGCAAACAGGAAAGCCGGCACAGCCTGCCGCAAGACGGTATCAATGCTTTGCTAGTGCGGCTGGCTAAACAAGGTAAAAGTGTGGTGCGTCTCAAGGGCGGCGACCCTTTCATCTTTGGGCGTGGCGGCGAAGAAGCTGAAGTGCTGGTGGCTGAACAAGTCAGCTTTGAGGTGGTGCCCGGCATCACCAGTGCCAGCGGTGCCTCGGCCTATGCCGGGATACCTCTGACGCATAGAGACTATGCACAGTCTTGCGTCATTACCACCGGCCACCTGAAAGATGGCAGCCTCAATCTAGCCTGGGATACGCTGGTGCAGCCGCGCCAGACTGTGGTCATTTACATGGGCCTGGGAGCATTGCCAGAAATCAGCCGTCAACTCATCGCGCATGGTCAAACACCAGCGATGGCGGTAGCCGTCATAGAAAACGGTACGACGCAACGCCAACGCGTCATCACCGGTAATCTGAGCGACATCGCGACCAAGGTCAAGACCGAAGGATTTCAGTCGCCCTGTCTGATCATCATTGGTGAGGTAGTGCGCCTGCGCGAGAAATTACAGTGGCGTATGCCTGCAGAAGCAGCCAACATCTGCGTTGAAAATTGCATAGAAAAAGACGTAGCCGCATTGGCCTACGCTTAA
- a CDS encoding tetratricopeptide repeat protein, with amino-acid sequence MSDLTALLQQALALHQAGDLRPAAELYRQVLEKQPQHFDALHLLGVIARQNGEAQAAVELIRQALAIDASQAVAHCNLGAALQDLGQPEAALASYERAICLKPDYAMALQNRGNALRILGRVDAALLSYDAALAILPDYPEAFYHRGLCYQALGQSQAALDDYQQALQLRARYPQALCASGVALHSLQHYEAAIAEYENALRLQPDYAEAWCNRGSALHKLQEYEAALDSYQHALEIRPDYAKAHEYCGNVWCALEQPQQAIAAYQQALACGGDASQLDYLLATLGVGATPVTAPSAYVRQLFDQYAGHFDQHLQTVLGYQLPALLDAAITRQRPAQQLATLDAGCGTGLCGPYLRPYSHSLSGVDLSEKMLEQAAQTSLYDELTCAELSVYLMKQPARFDLIMAADVLVYIGDLAALFAAAKLALRSGGLFAFSVEQGSATQSEDFYLQASHRYAHSGTYVQRLAHQHGFSIAEMQAAIARQDQGADIDSWVVVLKASQY; translated from the coding sequence GTGAGCGATCTCACAGCTTTGCTGCAGCAAGCCCTGGCGCTGCATCAAGCGGGTGACTTGCGGCCGGCGGCGGAACTGTACCGGCAGGTGCTGGAAAAACAGCCGCAGCATTTTGATGCTCTGCATTTATTGGGGGTGATTGCCAGGCAAAACGGTGAGGCGCAGGCCGCCGTTGAGTTAATTCGTCAGGCTCTGGCAATCGATGCCAGCCAGGCAGTGGCGCATTGCAATCTGGGTGCGGCGCTGCAAGACTTGGGCCAGCCCGAGGCCGCGCTGGCCAGTTACGAGCGGGCTATCTGTCTCAAACCCGACTATGCGATGGCCTTGCAAAATCGTGGCAATGCCTTGCGCATCCTGGGCCGCGTAGACGCCGCCTTACTGAGTTACGATGCGGCGCTGGCGATCCTGCCCGACTATCCCGAAGCCTTCTACCATCGCGGTCTCTGCTACCAGGCATTAGGCCAATCTCAAGCGGCGCTGGACGATTATCAGCAGGCCTTGCAACTGCGAGCTCGCTATCCGCAAGCGCTATGTGCCAGCGGTGTCGCCCTGCATAGTTTGCAGCACTACGAAGCTGCCATTGCAGAATATGAGAACGCACTCAGGCTACAGCCAGACTACGCCGAAGCATGGTGTAATCGTGGTAGCGCTCTGCATAAATTGCAAGAGTATGAGGCGGCGCTCGATAGCTATCAGCATGCGCTGGAAATCCGTCCTGATTACGCCAAGGCGCATGAATATTGCGGCAATGTCTGGTGCGCACTGGAACAGCCGCAGCAAGCAATCGCAGCGTATCAGCAAGCCCTGGCCTGCGGTGGCGACGCATCTCAGCTTGATTATTTGTTGGCCACTTTAGGCGTGGGGGCGACGCCAGTCACCGCACCGTCTGCCTACGTCAGGCAATTGTTTGATCAGTACGCAGGACATTTTGATCAGCACCTACAAACTGTGCTCGGCTATCAGCTGCCCGCTTTGCTGGATGCAGCGATCACGCGGCAGCGGCCGGCGCAGCAACTCGCTACTCTGGATGCCGGTTGCGGCACCGGCTTGTGCGGGCCGTATCTGCGGCCTTATTCACACAGTCTCAGCGGTGTCGATTTGTCAGAAAAAATGCTGGAGCAAGCGGCGCAAACTAGCTTGTACGATGAGCTGACGTGCGCCGAGTTGAGTGTCTACTTGATGAAGCAGCCAGCGCGTTTCGATTTGATCATGGCGGCCGATGTGCTGGTGTATATCGGCGACTTAGCTGCGCTGTTCGCAGCTGCCAAACTGGCGCTGCGCAGTGGCGGCTTGTTTGCGTTCTCGGTAGAACAGGGCAGTGCCACGCAGTCTGAAGATTTTTATTTGCAGGCCTCGCATCGCTACGCCCATAGCGGCACTTATGTGCAGCGTCTGGCTCACCAACATGGCTTTAGCATCGCCGAAATGCAAGCAGCAATCGCACGCCAAGATCAGGGTGCGGATATTGATAGTTGGGTAGTGGTGCTGAAAGCCAGCCAGTACTGA
- a CDS encoding FKBP-type peptidyl-prolyl cis-trans isomerase has translation MKPSLFFSGLVCASALIGTSLQAQDMPAAVAVSPASAVLAEQPAAPKNVSSLIKTDTLVGTGTEATYGANVEVHYTGWIYNNKAADLHGAQFDSSRNGGAPFAFMLGARQVIKGWDMGVQGMKVGGKRTLIIPSYLAYSTNGSNGIPPNTHLVFDIELLNVK, from the coding sequence ATGAAACCTAGTCTATTTTTTTCTGGCCTCGTCTGCGCTAGCGCCCTCATCGGTACTAGTTTGCAGGCACAAGACATGCCTGCTGCAGTTGCGGTTAGCCCCGCCAGCGCTGTGCTTGCCGAACAGCCGGCCGCACCGAAAAACGTCAGCTCCCTGATCAAGACCGATACCCTGGTTGGCACCGGCACGGAAGCCACTTATGGCGCGAATGTAGAAGTGCATTACACGGGCTGGATCTATAACAATAAGGCTGCCGATTTGCACGGCGCGCAATTCGATAGCTCGCGCAATGGTGGTGCGCCATTTGCCTTTATGTTGGGCGCGCGTCAGGTCATCAAGGGTTGGGATATGGGCGTGCAGGGCATGAAGGTGGGCGGCAAACGCACCCTGATCATTCCTAGCTATCTGGCGTATAGCACCAACGGCTCGAACGGCATCCCACCGAATACCCATCTGGTGTTTGATATAGAACTGCTCAACGTTAAGTAA
- a CDS encoding CoA transferase, whose product MSATSTLHALWKFAGGHPDFLRHLQFTGASAQLPSVFQVGDIASASIAAQALMAAQIWHQRGGAVQQVCIDQRHALAMFRSERYLRLDGQAQADPWSPIAGYYQCGDGRWIQLHTNFPHHRDGVLKLLQCADDRAAVAQAISGWQAAELESQLAQAGMCASMIRTPQEWQAHAQARAIAALPLFEIERIGDAPPRPFSDICTTQNARPLSGLKVLDLSRVIAAPVAARCLAQHGADVLAISAAHLPNIMPLLIDTGRGKRSAQLDLREDSGRAQLHHLLRDTDVFLQAYRPGALSAQGFSAQEMAQQYPGIIHVSLSAYGHVGPWAERRGFDSLVQSASGIAFEEGQVAGLAGPGKLPCQALDHATGYLAAFATMLALQKRAQEGGSWQVRVSLAQTGHWLQSMARRGLHENAAELSPAEIAASLQVSNSAYGQISAVSPVEQMSATPAYFDKPPVPLGTHSAQW is encoded by the coding sequence ATGTCGGCAACAAGCACACTACATGCGCTCTGGAAATTCGCCGGAGGCCATCCTGATTTTTTACGGCATCTGCAATTTACCGGTGCTAGCGCACAATTACCCTCGGTGTTTCAGGTCGGTGATATTGCCTCTGCCAGTATTGCGGCGCAAGCGCTGATGGCAGCGCAGATCTGGCATCAGCGAGGCGGCGCTGTGCAGCAAGTATGCATAGATCAAAGACATGCGCTGGCGATGTTTCGCAGCGAGCGTTATCTGAGGCTAGACGGCCAGGCTCAGGCGGATCCATGGAGTCCTATCGCCGGTTATTACCAGTGTGGTGACGGCCGCTGGATACAACTACATACCAATTTCCCGCATCATCGCGACGGCGTGCTTAAGCTCTTGCAATGCGCTGATGATAGGGCGGCAGTGGCGCAGGCAATTAGCGGGTGGCAAGCGGCTGAGCTTGAGTCGCAGCTGGCGCAGGCCGGTATGTGTGCATCTATGATACGCACACCGCAAGAGTGGCAGGCGCATGCTCAGGCGAGGGCGATCGCGGCCTTGCCCTTGTTTGAGATCGAACGCATAGGCGATGCTCCGCCACGGCCTTTTTCAGATATTTGTACAACACAAAATGCGCGGCCCCTGAGCGGGCTGAAAGTGCTTGATTTGTCGCGTGTCATCGCGGCTCCGGTGGCTGCGCGTTGTCTGGCGCAACACGGTGCCGATGTGTTGGCGATTAGCGCCGCCCATCTGCCGAATATTATGCCGCTGCTGATCGATACCGGACGCGGTAAACGTTCGGCACAGCTCGATTTGCGTGAGGATAGTGGGCGGGCGCAGTTGCACCATTTACTGCGCGATACTGATGTGTTTTTACAAGCCTATCGTCCCGGCGCTTTGTCGGCACAGGGTTTTTCGGCGCAGGAAATGGCGCAGCAATACCCAGGCATCATTCACGTCAGCCTGTCGGCGTATGGCCATGTGGGGCCGTGGGCAGAGCGGCGTGGCTTCGATAGTCTGGTGCAATCGGCCAGTGGTATCGCTTTTGAAGAAGGGCAGGTCGCTGGTTTGGCCGGACCTGGTAAATTGCCTTGCCAGGCACTCGATCACGCCACCGGCTATCTGGCGGCATTCGCCACCATGCTGGCGCTGCAAAAACGGGCGCAAGAAGGCGGCAGTTGGCAGGTCAGGGTATCGCTGGCGCAAACAGGACACTGGTTGCAGAGTATGGCCAGGCGCGGCTTGCACGAGAATGCGGCAGAACTAAGTCCGGCCGAAATTGCCGCCAGCTTACAAGTGAGCAACAGCGCCTACGGCCAGATCAGCGCGGTAAGCCCGGTCGAGCAGATGAGCGCAACACCAGCATATTTTGATAAGCCGCCAGTGCCTTTAGGCACGCATAGTGCGCAGTGGTAA
- a CDS encoding citrate synthase family protein translates to MSSTKATFSAKQAAQILGVSLATLYAYVSHGLLVSMVADVKRSKTYAQDEVLRLAARNADSRRAGHTAQATIDWGVPILESRISLIADGKLRYRGHDVVQLAQNASLEQAALLLWDQPKRNYFEIAPPATPHYWNALNTALANQSALNRAMSMLAALAPSEAGTTTEATGTGAQLMRMLASALLGTPILDLALHQQLAQAWQLPAQTAQAVRAALVICADHELNVSTFAVRCVISSGAELSAALSAGLAALSGPKHGGESLRVGRFLREALALPDSQLHDYLQLCLQQALPHHGFSSGLPGFGHPLYPGGDPRGKFLLSLLPEQDQARFQQLQALASALSGQQPNLDFGLAALEYCFALPLGAAQIIFALGRSAGWIAHAAEQIEYGQLIRPRARYVGNFEFTD, encoded by the coding sequence ATGTCATCGACCAAAGCAACTTTCAGCGCCAAGCAAGCGGCGCAAATTCTCGGCGTCAGCCTGGCCACCCTGTACGCCTATGTCAGCCATGGCCTGTTAGTCTCGATGGTGGCCGACGTTAAACGCAGCAAAACCTATGCTCAAGATGAAGTATTGCGCTTAGCTGCGCGCAATGCGGATAGCCGCCGCGCTGGCCACACCGCACAGGCAACGATAGACTGGGGAGTACCGATACTCGAATCACGCATCAGCCTGATTGCCGACGGCAAGTTACGCTATCGCGGCCACGATGTCGTACAACTGGCGCAAAACGCCAGCCTGGAGCAGGCCGCCCTGCTTTTATGGGATCAGCCCAAGCGCAATTATTTTGAGATCGCGCCTCCTGCCACGCCCCACTATTGGAATGCATTAAATACCGCGCTCGCCAATCAAAGCGCGCTGAACCGGGCCATGAGCATGCTGGCGGCATTGGCTCCAAGCGAGGCTGGCACAACTACCGAAGCGACTGGCACGGGCGCGCAACTGATGCGCATGCTCGCCTCCGCCTTGCTAGGTACGCCAATACTTGATCTGGCGCTACACCAGCAATTGGCGCAAGCCTGGCAATTGCCGGCACAGACGGCGCAGGCGGTCCGCGCAGCACTGGTGATCTGCGCCGATCACGAACTCAATGTCTCCACCTTTGCGGTGCGCTGCGTCATCTCAAGCGGAGCCGAATTAAGTGCCGCCTTGAGCGCTGGCTTAGCCGCCCTGTCGGGGCCCAAGCACGGCGGCGAAAGCCTGCGCGTAGGCCGTTTTTTACGTGAGGCACTGGCACTACCCGATAGCCAACTACACGACTATCTGCAACTATGCCTGCAGCAAGCCTTGCCGCATCATGGCTTTTCCAGTGGGTTACCGGGTTTTGGCCACCCGCTATATCCGGGGGGCGATCCGCGTGGTAAATTTTTACTCTCTTTACTCCCTGAGCAAGACCAGGCAAGATTTCAACAACTGCAAGCGCTCGCATCGGCACTCAGCGGGCAGCAGCCAAATCTTGATTTTGGCTTGGCAGCGCTGGAATACTGTTTTGCGCTACCACTAGGCGCAGCTCAGATTATCTTTGCCTTAGGCCGCTCGGCCGGCTGGATCGCCCATGCGGCAGAACAAATCGAATATGGCCAGCTGATACGACCGCGCGCACGCTATGTCGGTAATTTTGAATTTACCGACTAA
- a CDS encoding class I SAM-dependent methyltransferase, with amino-acid sequence MAQCSLCGQAASSPVGEKQGSVFVKCKACSLIRIEPHPTDKELEVFYQNYVYTERVVNPRKKWLRFRLRVWLLRLLAPGRKFLDIGCNVGSMVSAAHAMGCDAVGIDVGPSAIAHAKKLWPDCRFYNETLETFTARGEKFDIVFCTEVIEHVRDLHGFMQALTQVLNPHAILFFTTPDSGHFRVSKTDLISWSELRPTEHLAIFNKANIQQLFKQHGFGSFSFVPMHRANLRFYTRYQSLTK; translated from the coding sequence ATGGCGCAATGTAGTTTATGTGGACAAGCAGCATCTTCACCCGTAGGCGAAAAACAGGGTTCGGTTTTTGTAAAATGTAAAGCATGCAGTCTGATACGGATAGAGCCGCATCCTACCGATAAAGAGCTGGAAGTCTTCTATCAAAATTATGTGTACACCGAACGGGTGGTTAATCCCAGAAAAAAATGGCTGCGTTTTCGTTTGCGGGTTTGGTTGCTACGCTTACTGGCACCGGGCAGAAAATTTCTCGATATCGGTTGTAATGTCGGCAGTATGGTGTCGGCGGCGCACGCCATGGGCTGCGATGCAGTCGGCATCGACGTCGGCCCCAGCGCCATTGCGCATGCCAAAAAACTCTGGCCAGACTGCCGTTTCTATAACGAGACTTTAGAAACCTTTACTGCGCGCGGTGAGAAATTCGATATCGTGTTCTGTACCGAAGTGATAGAGCATGTACGCGATCTGCACGGCTTTATGCAAGCCCTGACCCAGGTCTTGAATCCGCACGCCATCCTGTTTTTTACCACACCCGATTCCGGTCATTTCCGGGTCTCTAAGACAGATCTGATTTCCTGGTCAGAGTTGCGTCCTACCGAGCATCTGGCGATCTTCAACAAGGCGAATATTCAGCAATTATTCAAGCAACATGGATTCGGTAGTTTTTCTTTCGTGCCCATGCACCGCGCCAATTTGCGCTTTTACACGCGCTATCAATCACTGACTAAATAG
- a CDS encoding NAD(P)H-dependent oxidoreductase produces MSKKILVILGHPARSSFCAALADTYVAAAQAAGHQLKFVRLADLVFDPILHQGYQEIQALEPDLLQAQQDILWAEHLCLIYPIWWGGIPALLKGWLDRIMLPGFAFKFSPASSFQQKLLKGRTAHILVTMDTPPWYFKWVYRMSPVAQMQTTTLEFCGIKVRKSLLFGPMVNSSLKQRQTYLELATRLASRL; encoded by the coding sequence ATGAGCAAAAAAATACTAGTCATACTCGGTCATCCGGCACGCAGTAGTTTCTGCGCTGCGCTGGCTGATACTTATGTGGCGGCGGCGCAAGCGGCCGGACACCAGCTTAAATTTGTGCGCTTGGCAGATTTGGTCTTCGATCCGATCTTGCATCAGGGCTATCAGGAAATCCAGGCACTGGAGCCTGATTTACTGCAGGCACAGCAAGACATTCTTTGGGCCGAACATCTTTGCCTGATTTATCCGATTTGGTGGGGTGGAATTCCGGCATTGCTTAAAGGCTGGCTAGACCGCATCATGCTGCCTGGTTTTGCCTTCAAATTTAGTCCGGCTTCGTCTTTCCAGCAAAAACTCTTGAAGGGGCGCACTGCCCATATCCTGGTCACGATGGATACGCCGCCCTGGTATTTTAAATGGGTTTATAGGATGTCGCCGGTGGCGCAGATGCAAACCACGACCTTGGAATTTTGTGGCATTAAAGTGCGTAAGTCCTTGCTGTTTGGGCCTATGGTCAATTCTTCGCTGAAACAGCGACAGACTTACTTAGAACTTGCCACGAGGCTTGCGTCCAGGCTGTGA